In Cyanobacteriota bacterium, a single genomic region encodes these proteins:
- the rplU gene encoding 50S ribosomal protein L21 encodes MYAIVDINGKQYKAEEGKYIDIDLLSQEPGAVIKFDKVLLVSDGAKSTVGQPIIEGASVAAKVMNNFKSKKIIVYKMRPKKGYRRKQGHRQQYTRIQIEKIDAKVAA; translated from the coding sequence ATGTACGCAATCGTTGATATTAATGGTAAACAATACAAGGCTGAAGAAGGCAAATATATCGATATTGACCTTTTGAGTCAGGAGCCTGGTGCGGTTATCAAATTTGACAAGGTTTTGCTTGTTTCTGATGGTGCCAAATCTACAGTAGGGCAACCAATTATTGAAGGCGCGAGCGTAGCAGCCAAGGTTATGAATAATTTCAAATCTAAGAAAATCATTGTCTACAAAATGAGACCTAAGAAGGGTTACAGACGTAAGCAAGGTCACAGACAACAATATACAAGAATTCAGATCGAGAAGATCGACGCAAAGGTAGCAGCATAG